DNA from Mesorhizobium sp. B2-1-1:
TCGCTCGATGCTTCGGCACGTGTGGGCGACCTGGCGTTCGCTCAGCGCCAGATGGTCGAGATTCTCAAAGCGATCTCGCGGGGCGCCAAGCTGCTCGTAATGGACGAGCCGACTTCGTCCCTGACCATCCATGAGGAGGAAACGCTTTTTCGGACAATCGGTCAGCTCAAGCAGAACGGAATCGGTATCGTCTACATCAGCCATCGCATGGCCGATGTGCTGCAGCTTTCGGATCGCATCTCGATCATCAAGGATGGACGTCTGGTCGGTCCGCTCGATCCGGAGAAGACGTCCATCGAGGATATCGCGGCGTTGATGTCCCGGCCCAAGGTCCAAACGCCTTCCCCCGCCGCAGCCGCGCCAGCAAATCGGCAGCCTGCAACGCCCGCCGGGACGCCGGCTCTTGAGGTCCGTGACCTTGCCACCTCGCGCAAACTGTCCGGCGTGTCGTTCTCGATCGGCCCGGGCGAGATCGTCGGCCTTGCCGGGCTTGTCGGCAGTGGCCGCTCGACCCTGGGCAAGGCCTTGTTCGGCATCCTTCCGGATGTAACCGGCCACATCGCCGTCGGGAGCGACCCCGTCCAGCCGGGCAGTGTCAGCAGGGCCATCGCTGCCGGTATCGCGCTTGTCCCCGAAGACCGTCGGCTCGAAGGTCTTGTGGGTGGACGTTCGATCGAGGAGAACCTCGCACTTCCCCGCCTTTCCGAGTTCTCGCTGGCGGGTCCGTTCGGGCCGATGGCGAAGGCCCGGATAACGGCTCTGTTCAGACAATACCGGGACGATCTCAGTATCCTGTGCCGCGGTCCCTTACAGAAAGCCCAGGAGCTTTCGGGCGGCAATCAGCAGAAGATCGTCTTCGCCAAATGGCTGGCCATGAAGCCGAAGCTGTTGATCCTCGACGAACCAACCTCCGGCGTCGACATCAATGCCAAGCGCGATATGCGCGAACTTGTGCGCCGCACGGCCGGCGAAGGCGTCGCCGTGCTGCTCATTTCTTCGGAACTCGAAGAACTCCTGGATTTGTCCGATCGCATTCTGGTGATGGCGCAAGGGCGGATCACGCGCAGCATCGATCGCGCGGACGACGAGACAAAACTTCGCGCGTTGCTGCAGGCCGAGGCGGCCAGACAAGCCAGTGCGCGCGCCCAGGGAGTTGCAGCATGAAACCGTCCCCTATGCCCTCGCACGCAAATGCGATAAATTTTTTCCGCGATCACATCACCTATGTGATCTTCCTGGCGATAACCCTCTACTTCGTCCTGTTTGCTCCACACTTCGCGTCTGTGTCGACCGCAAGCGCGGTTCTGCGCATCACGGCCATCGTTTCGGCAATGGCGATCGGCATGACATTCGTCATCATCTGCGGCGAAATCGACCTGTCGGTAGGATCGGTTGCAAGTTTTTCGGGGATGATCGGAGCGCTGCTGCTCGGCCAGGATGTTCCCACCTACGTCGCAGCTCTTCTGGTGCTGGCAGCCGGCGCAGCGATCGGGGCCACCTCCGGCATCCTTGTTACAAAAATACGCATTCCATCGTTTCTTGTGACCCTTGGCATGCTGTCGATCTTTTCCGGACTGGCGCTGACGATCACCGGCACCCGGCCAGTGTCGATCGTCGACGATGATTTCTCGAACCTGTTCTGGAACGGTAGTTTTCTGGGCGTGCAGGCGCCAATCTGGTGGACAATCGTCCTAACTTCCGTCGGCTATTATCTTCTGCACCAGATGCCCTTCGGCAGGCGTGTTTATGCGACTGGTGGAAACCCTGTAGCCGCCCGCTTTTCCGGGGTGCGGACGGACAGCGTCAAAATTTTCGCCTTTGTGCTGTCCGGCATGATGGCATCCCTTGCAGGGATGATGCTCGCGGCCCGCTCCACCGCCGGCAATCCCAGCCTGGGGGCGGGTCTCGAACTCGACGTCATCGCGGCCGTGATCATAGGCGGGACAAGTCTCTTCGGCGGCTATGGATCGATCGTCGGTTCTGTCGTCGGAGCAATCTTCATAGGAATTCTCGGATTCGGTCTTCTCGTGCTCGGTCTTTCGACCAGCATCCAGGAGGTGATCAAGGGCGCTATCATCATCATTGCCGTCTCGTTGAACCGGCGTTGAAAGCAGCAGAGTTCCATGACCCGACGAAACGCGCGCGTTCCACGCGTTGACTGATGAAATCGCGCCGTGCCCACCTGAGATTTCTCCACCGGCTTCACGGCCCGCTCGGCGCCTGCGCTAACCAGCTTCGTTGGCCAGGTGATCCTTCATGAGGTCACCATAGGGTTCAACATTGAATGCCGTTGGAAAATTCTCGGGCTTATAGGCCGGGATCGCCGCCTTCCGATCCAGAACCGACTGATGGACCAGCGGCCGCCGTTCCTGTCGCTCGATCGTGCGCGGCTCGGCTTGCGGTAGGTAGAAGCCGAGGACGGATTTTCGCTTCCATTCACGCCATTTGACGGACTTTGGGATCCACTCGAGCGGCTTCCAGCCCACGGTCATTGAATCATGCACGATCCCCAACGGATCGGGGCTGACGAACGTCATCGTCCCCTCGCCCTTCCCTTCCCCGAAGACAAGCCGCTCCAGCATGCGGGAATTGGTCTGCAATCCAAATGCTTTGGCCTGATCAACCATCCAGTCGAGCGGAAATTTGGATATGGCGCTTTCCTCTTCAGGATAGCCACCGCCGACATCGGAATGAGATCCGGCGAACCAGACTTGTTTGATATCCTGCTCTTTTGCCGGCGAAATCTTGTCGAAAGGATTTTCGACGAATGGCTGCGGCTCGACCCACCGGTTCAGCCGGAACATGCGACGATGCTCATCGATCGCAATTGCATGTCGAAAGACTTCGACGCTCGGGTTGGTCCTCGTATGCGGCAGTGTGAGGAGCTGTGGTAGAAGCCGGTCGCTTCGCGGCACGATGATCGACGCCACGGTGTCCCAAACACCAAGAAATCTGATGCGCGCGTCCCGGGCTCCTGAAACCTTGGAAAAGTGCCAGGCAACGCTAAGGTCGTGCTCATCGCTGGCTTGCTTGTAAGAGCTTACGGCATACTCAACGATGTTGAGTTGGTCCGGATGCAGCAGGCCGATCATGTGGATCAAGCCCGCAACGGCGCGGGCTGTATAGGCTCCGCGGCTGAAGCCAAAGAGGAAGATTACGTCCCCTTCGACGTAGTGCATGCAGATGAAGGCGTAGGCGCCGGCGATTTCGGCGTCGAGACCATATCCAGTTGCGAGCTCGAACACGGATTTCGCGTTCTGGCGCCATCGCGTCCAGGCATCGCTGGCACCGATGGTTCCTATGCCGGCGTCATAATAGACGCGCTGCTCCTCATTCTTCTTCAGGATGCGGAACAACTTCAAGACATTCGAGAGATTGCGCTCGATCTGGTTTCCCGTTCCATCGCAGCAGACAACGATGTTTTTGCCAGTCCGCTTCAACGCCACCGCCTTTGAAGGTCCAGTTCAGACCAACCGACTTTGACCCAAGCTGTGGATCACATCAACAGGCGTCTGACAATGGATACCGATGAGAATGTAGCGGCGCGGTCGGCGTGGTTCCGGTGGCGAAAGAAGAGGGCTTCAATCAAAGAAGCCCGTATCCTCTTCCCTGAGATACTTCCTGGCTGCTTCGGCGTCGATATCGAGGCCCAGTCCCGGCGCTTCCAGCAGGTCCACCATGCTGTCCTTCACGATCTGCGACGGCAGGCCGATCACGAGATCCTCCCACCAGGGGTCAGAGGCGCTCGGATATTCGAAGGCAATGTAGTTGGCGGGCAAGGTGGCGCAAACGGTGATCAGGGCGCCGAGGCCCAGCAGGCCGTTGGCGGTGCCGTGCGGCGCCATCAGGATGGAGTGCATATAGGCGTGCTCGGCGACCCATTTGAGTTCGGCAATACCGCCGATATCGGCAGGATCGGGGCCGATGACGCGCACGGCCTGCGTCTCGATCAGCTCCTTGAAATTGTGCCGCAAGTAGATCTGCTCGCCGGTATGGATCGGCGTCGAGGTGGAGGTTGTCAGCTCCCGATAGGCCTGCGGATTGACCCACGGCACATAGTCGCCGGTCAGCATGTCCTCGAGCCACATCAAATTGTACTTCTCCACCGCGCGAGCGAACTTGATCGCATCGGGCAGCATCCAGCCCGGGCCGCAGTCGAGCGCCAGGCTGACCTTGTCGCCCAGCACTTCCTTCATGGCGATCACGCAGTCGAGCATGTGGTTGAAACCGCGCTCGCTGATCACGCCCTGATCCATGGCACCGTGATAGCCGGCCTTCTTCTGCGTCACGCCATAATGGAAGTCCTCGATGCTGTCCTTCATGTTCGAGTGGAACGAGATTCCTTGCTTGACCATGAAGAAGTTCTGCGGCTGCTCCATCATCCATTTGACGTCGGCCGCATAATCCTCCGGCCGGTCGCCCGCGCGTTTCCGGCGGATCGAGCCGTTATAGACGCGCACCTTGTCGCGCACCTTGCCGCCGAGCAGTTTGTAGGCCGGCACGCCAGCGGCCTTGCCGGCAATGTCCCACAGCGCATGCTCGATCGCGGAGACGGCGGCGCCATAGGGCTTGAACGAACCTCGCTGGCGGATATTCAGCATCACCCGCTCGACGTCGGTCGGATCCTCGCCGATCAGCGCCTCGCGGAAATGCAGCACAAAGGGCTTGAGATAGGTCTTTGTGAACTCGACCTCGCCAAGGCCATGGAGGCCCTCGTCAGTGACGACGCGAACGATGGGATGCCGCCCGATGACGGCGCAGCGCAGGTCGGTGATCTTCATGGCACAGTCCTATTTCACAGACGAGAAAGCTGTCGGTGTGAGCAGCTGGCTGGCGATATTGGCAACGATCTGCCCGTCACGCTCAGACTCGTCCCGGGCCCTGTGCCATGCCGGATCGGTGACGAAAGCCGCCCATTTCGCCTCACGCTCGGCCAGCGATTCCCAGGCGAGGAAATAGGTAAGGCGATTGCTGTTTTCGCCGATCGCCGTGGTGAAAAACCCGGCTTGGCGGATGCCATGCCTCTCCCAGATGGCCAGCGTTTGGTCGGAAAAGCGCTTGAGCAAAGCCGGCAGCCTGCCCGGCAGGCAGTCATAGATACGCAGTTCGTAGATCATGGTTTCGTCCGTTTCTTTCTTCGCCTCTCCCCTCGGAGAGGGCGACACGAATGGTCGGTCGTTGGCCCTGTGAGCTTGAGGAATGAGGGCTGGGCGTCTGGGCTAACTCCAGGTCCGGTCCCAGCTATATTCATTGTCCCAATGCTCGGTGGATTGCCAGATGCCGGTGACACCCGGCTGCAGATGCTGCGAGATCACCTCGTCTACGACGTCGTCGATCCCCAGACCCGGCTTGTCCGGAACAGTGATGAACCCGTCCTGCACGAGCGGCTTGGGAAGGCCGGTGACGATATCGTCCCACCAGTCGACATCGGCGGAGTGGTATTCGAGCGCCATGAAGTTCTCGGTCGCGGTGGCGACATGGGCCGCGGCCATCGCGGCGATTGGACTTTCGGCCATGTGGATGGCCATGGCAACGCCGTGATCCTGCGCCATGTCGCCGATCTTCTTGGTCTCCAGGATGCCCCCGCTGGTGAGCAGGTCCGGGTGGACAATGGAGAGGCCACCGCTCTTGAGCAGAGGCTCGAACCCCTCCTTGAGGTAGATGTCCTCGCCGGTGCAGATGGGCACCGTGGTGGCGTCCTGCAACTGCCGGTACTGCTCGGTGTACTGCCAGGGGATTACATCCTCGAGCCAGGCCGGCACGTATTTTTCAATTCGCCTGGCGAGCCGAATGCAGTTCTGGAGTGAGATGTGGCCGACGTGGTCGATAGCGAGCGGGATCTCCATGCCGATGACCTCGCGAACCTCGGCAATGTACTGCTCGAGCAGGTCGAGGCCCTTGTCGGAAAAATGGAGGCCGGTAAACGGGTGGGCGACATTATGCAGGTCGTAGGCCGCGTTGCGGGCGCGCCGCTCATCAACGGTCTTGAGCGGGCCGCGGGCGGGATGAACGCGGTAGCCTTCGAGTGAGCCGGCAGGAGACACGACCGCGCCGGGCACATCCGCGATCTGCATCAGCCCCAGATCCATCTTGAGGAAGGTGAAGCCGAGCTCCATGCGCTGCTTGAGGCGCTTGCCGGTCTCTGTGCCGCTCGGCACGGTTGCATCGGTATCGCAATAGAGGCGCACCTTCTCCCGAAACCGGCCGCCGAGCATCTGGTAGATCGGAACGCCATAGGCCTTGCCGGCGAGATCCCACAGCGCGATTTCGACCGCCGAGACGCCGCCACCTTGCCGGCCGTGCCCGCCGAACTGCTTGATCCGGCGAAACAGGCGATCGATGTTGCAGGGATTCTCGCCAAGCAACCGGCTCTTCAGCATCAGCGCGTAGGTGGCGCTGGCCCCGTCGCGCACCTCGCCAAGCCCGACGATGCCCTGGTTGGTGTAGATCTTGAGCAGCGCCGTTGTGAACGGTGCGCCGACGATTTCAGCCACCCGCATGTCGGTGATGCGAAGATCGGACGGCTTGGAGTTCATGTTCACCCGATCAAGGGCTTCGTCGGCTCCACCGGTCTTGGGCATCACTTATCCTCGTTTTGGTAGGCGGGCTTTTCGGCGGCATGCAGCCCCGACATGAGGCGACATGCGTCAGCCCAGCTCAATCTCGTGGGCTTGCAGGTACTCGCGGTCCATCTCGATGCCGAGACCGGGCCTCGACGTCAGTTTGAGGCTGCCGTTCGAAACGTCGAGCGGTGTGTCGATGAGATGATCGTATTTACCCAGGTTCCACTCCGACGTCTCGAGCTTGTAGAAGTTAGGAACTGTCATCATCACCTGCGCCCCCGCCACCACGTTGATCGGCCCCGCGGCGTCATGCGGCGAGACCGGGACGTAGTAGGCTTCGCACAGGGCAGAGATCTTCTTGAGTTCGGTAATGCCGCCGGTCCAGGTGACGTCAGGCATGATGTAGTCAGCGAGCTTGTTTTCGAGCACCGGCACGAAGTCCCACTTGGTGTGGCCGCGCTCTCCCCAGGAGATGGCGGCGCTGACCTTCTCACGCACCTGCTTGAGGGCATTGAGGCTCTCGGGCGGGCAAGGCTCCTCGAACCAGTCGATCTGGCCGGCTTCCTCGAGGCTTCGGCAGAGGCGAATGGCGGTTGGAACATCGAAACGGCCGTGCGCATCGATGAGAATGTCGACATCAGGGCCCGCCGTTTCGCGGATCAGAGCCGTGAGTTCGGCCGCTTCGCGCTCGTCCTTGCGAGTCATGCTGCCATCGAGGTAGCCGTCCCGCTGTTCGCGCGACACGCCATCGGCGCCACGTCGCTGATGCGGGAAAGGATCAAACTTGAGCGCGGTGTGTCCGGACTCGACGATGTCCCGAATTTCGCGGACCACCGCCTCCTTGCTGGTAAATTTGGACTGGTTGGGATGGGTGTAGAGCGCGATTTCATCGCGCACCGGCCCGCCCAGCAGCTCGTAGATGGGCTTGCCCAAAACTTTGCCCCGGATGTCCCAGAGAGCTATGTCGATGGCGCTCACGCATTCGACCGCGGCGCCGCGGCTGCCCATATAGGTGAAGCTGCGGAAAATCTTGTGCCAGAGATGCTCGATCCGGGCCGGGTCCTCGCCGGTCACGGCGGCGCCGATCTGCCGTAGGATCGTGCAGAGCGCGCGGTTGGCGAGCTTGGTGGTGGTCGTGATCTCTCCCCAGCCGCTCACCCCCTCGTCGGTCGTCATTTCGACGAACAGGTACTCTCCCCAATAGGACGCATCGGACTTGATCAGCCACGGCCGAATGCTCGTAATTTTCATGTCAGCTACCTCTGTCTGATCGTCTGGCTAACGATGTTCTGGATCGCGCATTCTATCCGGCCCGAGCGGCGTTGCGCGCACGCATATGTTCGAGGATGTGCCGGCCGGAGCCCTCGACATGGCGAGCAACGAGTTCGGCCGCCTTGTCGGCATCTCCCGCCTTTACCAGCGCGATGAGCTCGCGGTGCTCGCGAATGATCGCGGCACGCCGGGCAAGCGTGAAATTGAAACGCCGGCTCACGGCTCGCAGCACTTCACGATGCTTCCACCAAAGCTCGGCGGCATGGCGGTTGTAATGCCGCTGGTACATCACGGTGTGGAAGGCGGTATCCAGCTCGCTGTGCCTGAACGTATCGGCGAAGTTGTTCTCTTCAATCAGGTCCTGGAGACGTTGGAGTTCGGCGATGTCCTCGCCGGTGGCCATATTCACAAACCATCGCGTCAGGGCCGGCTCGATCAGAACGCCGATCTCATAAATGTCGCGGACAAACTCCTGATCGATAGGCCGGACGCGCGCCCCGCGGTTGGGGAGAAAGGTGACAAAGCCTTCGCCGCGCAACAGCTGCAAGGCTTCGCGCACGGGGTTGGTCGAGGTGCCGTGGCGCCGGGCGAGATCAGTGACCACGAGCCGTTCGTTGGCGGCAAGCCGTCCCTCGATGATGTCTTCCCTGATCAGCTCATAAAGCGAGGCGCCCTCGCTGGACGCCCCTATGGGGTCAATCCCCACCGGTGGCTTGGCTTTGAAATCGTTTGGTTCGGCCAAGGCCCGCTCCCCTGGGTTAATACACACCCTTTCCGATTAGCACGCAAAGTTTCGATAAACAATGTACGATCTAACGCGTTGACAGGCAATTCATGATCTGAAAACGTACAAGGCTCCCGAACGGGTACACAGATACAAAGACGTCCTGCGATCAAACGAGCAAGACCGCTTTGCCTCGCCGCAAAGCGGCATGGGAGAACCAGGGAGGATACCTATGACGAGGATTATACTCGGCAGTGCGGTCCTGCGCGGCACTGTCGTCAGCGTTTTGGCGGCATCGCTGATGTCCACATCGGCGCTGGGCGCGCCGCCGGTCGACCTCAGCAAGTGGTCGCCGGAATATGTCCGCGCCATTGCGGGCACACAGGATTTCGACACGGCGGCCGATTGTGCCAAGGTCACCCCGCTGGACTACAAGGGGCGACTGACCTTCTGGTATCAGGGCGTTTTCGAGGGCGACCCCGACCTCCTGCGCCAATACTACAAGGAATTCTTCGAAACCTTCCGCAAGACCTATCCAAACATCCAGCTCGAGGAACAAGCCCTCACCTATAACGATCTTCTCGACAAGTTCCGCACCGCGCTCCTCGGCAATGCCGCGCCGATGGCGGTCCGCTTGCAAATCCTGGGTGGTACCGAATTCGCTTCAAAAGGCTATCTGCAGCCGCTGAAGCCCGAGGATGTGGGCTATTCGACCGAGGACTTCTGGCCCGGCGCCATGAAGGCCGTGACCTGGGACGGGGTGACCTACGGCATTCCAACCAACAACGAAACGATGGCGTTCATCTGGAACGCCGACATCTTCAAACGCGCCGGCCTCGATCCGGACAAGCCACCGGCAACCTGGGACGACGTCATCAAGTATTCCAAGCAGATCCACGACAAGCTCGGCATTGCCGGGTATGGCCTCGTGGCTCGCAAGAATGCCGGCAATACGCCGTATCGCTTCATGCCGCAGCTATGGGCCTATGGTGGCGGCGTCTTCGACGAAGCGGCGGCAAACCCGACCTATGAGCAGGTCGAGCTGGACAGCCCGCAGAGCAAGGCGGCGCTGCAGGCTTCCTACGACATGTATGTTCGCGACAAGTCGGTTCCGGTTTCGGCACTCACCAACCAGCAGGCCGATAACCAGCCCCTGTTCGTCGCCGGCCAACTCGGCATGATGATCTCGCACCCCTCCGACTACAATGTCATGCTCGACCTGCAGAAGAAGGCGACGGGCACCGACAAGGACAAGGCGCAGACCGTCATAGACAACATGCGCTACGGCCTGATCCCGGCTGGGCCCGACGGCAAGCGCGCGGTCGTGTTCGGCGGCTCGAACATCCACATCCTGAAGCCCGAATATGTCGAAGGCGGCAAGGTAGACGAGCCGGCCGCGAAGGCTATCATCTGCATGTGGACGAGCCCTGAATGGTCGCTGAAGATGGCCTATGCCGGATCGAATCCCGGCAACCTGAACGGCTTCAAGACCAAATGGATGAAGGAACGTCTGGACAACATCAAATTCCTCGATGTCACGACCTCGATGCTGCCATACGGCATCCCGTTCCCGGCGCTGCCGCAGGCCCCGGAGATCATGAACATCATCGTCCCGGACATGCTGCAGAATGCCCTGACCGGAGCGATGACCGTCGACCAGGCGGCGGACGACGCGGCCCAGAAGGTGAAAGACCTGATGGGCGGGCTCTAGCCTGCGCCTGACCCACGACCTGACCGGCTGCGCTGACAGCGCAGCCGGTTCGTTCCGAAGAAACAAGGGCATACCATCGTGACGATCGTGACCGGCAAGGCCGAGGCGCGCCGAAAATTGCAACCCGGCAGGTCCGGTGCGCTGCGGGATATCTGGGAGCATCGCGCCGACTACGCGTACGTGCTGCCCGCGATCGCCGTGATGCTCATCGTCATCGCCTATCCGATCTACTACACGATCGAGCTGTCGTTCTATAAGACGCCACCCGGCTTGCAGCTTCGTGACAAGACCTTCATCGGCTTCGACAACTACACGGCCATCCTCACCAGCGAGGTGTTCTGGAAAGTCACCTGGAACACGCTGATCTGGACATTCGGGTCCACCTTCATCTCCTTTGTCCTGGGGTTTGCCACTGCGCTGGCGCTCCACCGCGACTTTATCGGCCGCGGTGTGCTGCGCGCTATCCTGATCATTCCCTGGGTCATCAGCGCGGTCGCCGCCTCCTATATCTGGAAGTGGATCTACCATTCGGATTTCGGCATCATCGGCGCAGTGCTGGTCGGCCTCGGATTGGCCGACCGACCGCCGAATTTCATCGACAACGTCAGCACGGTTCTCCCCTCGCTGATCGTCGTCAATATCTGGCGCGAGTTTCCGTTCGCCATGATCATGATGATGGCGGGCCTGCAGACAGTCCCCGAGCAGTTGCTGCTCGCCGCGAAAGTTGACGGAGCCAATGCCTGGCAGCGCTTCTGGCACGTCACCTTCCCGCATCTGCGCAACGTCTCGGTGGTGACGATCCTGCTGCTGGCAGTGGCCAACTTCAATTCCTTCATCATCCCCTGGATCATGACCGGCGGCGGGCCGTCGAATGCATCGCATATCTGGATCACCCATATTTACGAACTCGCCTTCGGCCGGCAGCGCTGGGGCGTGGCATCGGCCTATTCGGTGCTCCTGTTCATCATCCTGATGACGCTGGGCTACTTCTACGTCCGTGCGCTGAGCGGCAACGAGCGGAAGGAGGGCGGCGCATGAGCGCGATTGCCGAGACGGTCTCCCGAGGCCAGACCCGTCGCCGTATGCGCGTCGACGGATGGCGGTGGGCCGGTCGCATCTTCCTCGTTTTCATGCTGCTTTATACGGCGTTGCCGATGATCTGGATGCTGATCACCTCGATCAAATCCGGGTTCGCGGCGACGCAATTCCCGCCGCAATGGTGGCCGGACGAGCCGACCCTCGCCAGCTATCGGAAATTGCTCGATCCGCAGAACAGCGTCGGCCAGGACTTCCTCCGCTTCTTCTGGAACAGCCTGTTCGTGTCGACCGTCACGACAATCCTTTCCGTAATCGTGGCTGTCCCCGCGGCCTACGCTTTTTCGCGCTTCAGTTTCCCCGGACGGAACTTCCTGTTCTTCGCCGTTTTGCTGCGCAACATGTTTCCGGCAGTGATCTTTCTCGTGCCGCTCTTCATCCTGATGCGCGCGATCGGCCTGGTGAACACGCACGGCTCGCTCATTCTCACCTATCTGACGTTCGGGCTGCCGCTGGCGATCTGGCTGCTCAAGGGCTTTTACGACAACATCCCGGTGCAACTCGAGCAGGCGGCGCGCATCGACGGCGCAACGCGGTTCCAGGCCTTCATCCTGATCGTGATGCCGCTCTCGACGCCCGGGATCATCGCCACCGCGATCTATTCCTTCATCGGCGCCTGGAACGAATACATCTACGCCTACACCTTCCTTTCCAAGAACGAGCAATTGACACTGCCGGTCGGCATCCAGCGCTTCTTCTCGGAAAACACGACGGACTTTCCGGGCTTGATGGCGGCCAGCTTCATGATGAGCGTGCCCGTCGTGGTGCTGTTCCTCGTCCTGCAACGATACTTCGTACGCGCCCTTACAGAAGGCGCGGTCAAGCACTAGGGCCGGATGATTTCAGGTCGAACCGGTCTGACATCTGAATCCGGCTCTAAATCAAGGAGATAGAGCATGATGCCTGCCGAAAACCGCTTCACACTTTTCGGCATCATGTTCTAGGGAGTTGCCAATGGCCCACGTGGTCCTCAAAGATCTCGTCAAGACCTATGGCGGCTTCAAAGCTGTCAACGATGTTTCGCTGACGGTCAATGACGGCGAGTTCGTTGCGCTGGTCGGCCCTTCAGGCTGCGGCAAGACAACCACGCTCAATCTCGTCGCGGGGCTGACCTCGATTACATCGGGCGACATCGTCATCGGAGACCGGGTGGTCAATGATCTCGACCCCAAGGACCGGGACATCGCAATGGTGTTCCAGAACTACGCGCTGTACCCGCAGAAATCGGTCTACAAGAACCTGGCGTTCCCGCTGCAGATGCGGAAACTCTCCAGGGACGAGATCGACAAGAAGGTCAGGGAAGCGGCGCGCGTTCTCGACATGACGCACCTGCTCGAGCGCAAACCGCGGGAACTTTCGGGCGGGCAGCAGCAGCGCGTCGCCCTTGGCCGTGCCCTCGTCCGCGACCCCGCTGTGTTCCTCATGGACGAGCCGCTCTCCAACCTCGACGCCAAACTGCGCGTGCAGATGCGATCCGAGATCAAGCGCTTCCACCAGGACCTCAAGGCAACGATCATCTATGTGACGCACGACCAGCTCGAAGCCGTGACCATGGCCGACAAGATGGCGGTGATGAATGGCGGCTATCTGCAGCAATACGATTCACCGGCGCAGGTCTTTGCCCATCCGGTCAACATGTTCGTCGCCAGCTTCATCGGCAGCCCGGCGATGAGCCTCATCCCGCTGGAGGCTTCGACGGCCAACGGCAGCACCGCATTGACCAGCGCGGAAGGCTGGACGCTTGAGCTGTCGCAACTCAACGCGCGCAAGGTCCAGGGAGCGACCACCAAGAAGGTCGT
Protein-coding regions in this window:
- a CDS encoding mandelate racemase/muconate lactonizing enzyme family protein is translated as MKITSIRPWLIKSDASYWGEYLFVEMTTDEGVSGWGEITTTTKLANRALCTILRQIGAAVTGEDPARIEHLWHKIFRSFTYMGSRGAAVECVSAIDIALWDIRGKVLGKPIYELLGGPVRDEIALYTHPNQSKFTSKEAVVREIRDIVESGHTALKFDPFPHQRRGADGVSREQRDGYLDGSMTRKDEREAAELTALIRETAGPDVDILIDAHGRFDVPTAIRLCRSLEEAGQIDWFEEPCPPESLNALKQVREKVSAAISWGERGHTKWDFVPVLENKLADYIMPDVTWTGGITELKKISALCEAYYVPVSPHDAAGPINVVAGAQVMMTVPNFYKLETSEWNLGKYDHLIDTPLDVSNGSLKLTSRPGLGIEMDREYLQAHEIELG
- a CDS encoding GntR family transcriptional regulator, which gives rise to MAEPNDFKAKPPVGIDPIGASSEGASLYELIREDIIEGRLAANERLVVTDLARRHGTSTNPVREALQLLRGEGFVTFLPNRGARVRPIDQEFVRDIYEIGVLIEPALTRWFVNMATGEDIAELQRLQDLIEENNFADTFRHSELDTAFHTVMYQRHYNRHAAELWWKHREVLRAVSRRFNFTLARRAAIIREHRELIALVKAGDADKAAELVARHVEGSGRHILEHMRARNAARAG
- a CDS encoding ABC transporter substrate-binding protein, translated to MTRIILGSAVLRGTVVSVLAASLMSTSALGAPPVDLSKWSPEYVRAIAGTQDFDTAADCAKVTPLDYKGRLTFWYQGVFEGDPDLLRQYYKEFFETFRKTYPNIQLEEQALTYNDLLDKFRTALLGNAAPMAVRLQILGGTEFASKGYLQPLKPEDVGYSTEDFWPGAMKAVTWDGVTYGIPTNNETMAFIWNADIFKRAGLDPDKPPATWDDVIKYSKQIHDKLGIAGYGLVARKNAGNTPYRFMPQLWAYGGGVFDEAAANPTYEQVELDSPQSKAALQASYDMYVRDKSVPVSALTNQQADNQPLFVAGQLGMMISHPSDYNVMLDLQKKATGTDKDKAQTVIDNMRYGLIPAGPDGKRAVVFGGSNIHILKPEYVEGGKVDEPAAKAIICMWTSPEWSLKMAYAGSNPGNLNGFKTKWMKERLDNIKFLDVTTSMLPYGIPFPALPQAPEIMNIIVPDMLQNALTGAMTVDQAADDAAQKVKDLMGGL
- a CDS encoding carbohydrate ABC transporter permease, producing the protein MTIVTGKAEARRKLQPGRSGALRDIWEHRADYAYVLPAIAVMLIVIAYPIYYTIELSFYKTPPGLQLRDKTFIGFDNYTAILTSEVFWKVTWNTLIWTFGSTFISFVLGFATALALHRDFIGRGVLRAILIIPWVISAVAASYIWKWIYHSDFGIIGAVLVGLGLADRPPNFIDNVSTVLPSLIVVNIWREFPFAMIMMMAGLQTVPEQLLLAAKVDGANAWQRFWHVTFPHLRNVSVVTILLLAVANFNSFIIPWIMTGGGPSNASHIWITHIYELAFGRQRWGVASAYSVLLFIILMTLGYFYVRALSGNERKEGGA
- a CDS encoding carbohydrate ABC transporter permease — encoded protein: MSAIAETVSRGQTRRRMRVDGWRWAGRIFLVFMLLYTALPMIWMLITSIKSGFAATQFPPQWWPDEPTLASYRKLLDPQNSVGQDFLRFFWNSLFVSTVTTILSVIVAVPAAYAFSRFSFPGRNFLFFAVLLRNMFPAVIFLVPLFILMRAIGLVNTHGSLILTYLTFGLPLAIWLLKGFYDNIPVQLEQAARIDGATRFQAFILIVMPLSTPGIIATAIYSFIGAWNEYIYAYTFLSKNEQLTLPVGIQRFFSENTTDFPGLMAASFMMSVPVVVLFLVLQRYFVRALTEGAVKH
- a CDS encoding ABC transporter ATP-binding protein, whose product is MAHVVLKDLVKTYGGFKAVNDVSLTVNDGEFVALVGPSGCGKTTTLNLVAGLTSITSGDIVIGDRVVNDLDPKDRDIAMVFQNYALYPQKSVYKNLAFPLQMRKLSRDEIDKKVREAARVLDMTHLLERKPRELSGGQQQRVALGRALVRDPAVFLMDEPLSNLDAKLRVQMRSEIKRFHQDLKATIIYVTHDQLEAVTMADKMAVMNGGYLQQYDSPAQVFAHPVNMFVASFIGSPAMSLIPLEASTANGSTALTSAEGWTLELSQLNARKVQGATTKKVVLGARHSTIKLHKSAVPGAIPAKAYTVEPTGDVTFVQAFLSGAIVNISVSPNVAVKPDERIWLEFDQERMHLFDGETEMALKAD